CATGCCAGCGAGCCTTTATCAAAATCAGCATCGTTTTCCGCCAGCGCGGGCGTAATCAACGGGCGATTGTCGGGCGCATTGGCAACGGCAGCCGGCGGCGTTACCGTGGTTGAACGCACCAGCGGTTCGGCATCGCTGAGCCATTGGCCGAGCGTGGCGAGGAAATAGCGTCCGCTGCGGCGACCTAAATGGTAATCCTGATTGAGCGAGGACAAACGGCTGCCGAGCGCCATGCTCGCCAGCGGCTTAGGCGGGCAGATTTCAATGATGCGCAGGTTATCCGGCGGCTGTTCAATGAACTGCTGGATTTCACGATAGCTCTCTTCATGCTGATGCAGGACGTTGATCATCGGCTGCAACGCGCTATCGGACAAAAAGCGCTCCATGCGTTTGAACCACTTCGGCGTATACGACATCTGCGACGGCACGGTGCGGATCACCACGATGGTATCCGCGCCACGGCGTGCCGCTTCACGCACCGGGATCGCATCACTGATGCCACCATCCAGATAGCTCACGCCATCCATCTGCACGCCGCTGCGGTAGAAGCCGGGAATCGCGCTGGAGGCTTTGATGATGTCATGCCAGTTGGTGCTGGTCGGGTTGAAGTACTCAGCACGATAATCGTCGCTCCGGCAAGCGCACATATAGAACTCGCTGCCTTTGGCAAACAGCCCTTCGGCGGTGGTGAGCGCCAGCGGAAATTCCTGTTTGGTGATATCGATCAGCCAATCGAGATCGATAAGATGCCCTCCGCGCACGAAACGTAGCGGATCGAAAAACAGTTTGCTGGTGGTGTAACGGGAGATCACGCGTCGTGCGTAGCCAGGTTGGCCGCAGACAAAAGCAGAAAGATTTTGTGCACCGGCAGAGGTGCCAAGCATCAGTTGAAAGGGATTGAATCCAGCGCGTTGAAACTCATCCAGTACGCCCGCAGTGAAGATGCCACGCTGGCCGCCGCCTTCGCACACTAAGGCAATTTTGTTGGATTTGAAGGGAGTTAAAGCCAGCGGTTCAAATGAACCTAACGTCAGCGGAATACGAGTACCCAATGGATGTCCCTCAGTGTTTGCTCTGAGGGAGCTGCCTGAGCAGC
The sequence above is drawn from the Pantoea nemavictus genome and encodes:
- a CDS encoding patatin-like phospholipase family protein, with protein sequence MGTRIPLTLGSFEPLALTPFKSNKIALVCEGGGQRGIFTAGVLDEFQRAGFNPFQLMLGTSAGAQNLSAFVCGQPGYARRVISRYTTSKLFFDPLRFVRGGHLIDLDWLIDITKQEFPLALTTAEGLFAKGSEFYMCACRSDDYRAEYFNPTSTNWHDIIKASSAIPGFYRSGVQMDGVSYLDGGISDAIPVREAARRGADTIVVIRTVPSQMSYTPKWFKRMERFLSDSALQPMINVLHQHEESYREIQQFIEQPPDNLRIIEICPPKPLASMALGSRLSSLNQDYHLGRRSGRYFLATLGQWLSDAEPLVRSTTVTPPAAVANAPDNRPLITPALAENDADFDKGSLA